AAAGGATTGAAAGTCGGAATTTTCAGTAAATCGAAAGACCTTGAGGAGACAAATACTCTCTATGCCCAGGGGGGGATTGTCGGTACAGGTCGTGATGACAGTCCCTCACTTCTCGCTGAGGATATCATCAAGACCGGAGATTTTCTCAATAGCACGGAGGCTGTGAATCTCCTATCCCAGACTGGTCCCGGGCTCGTGGACGAATATCTTGTGGAAAAATTGGGAATTCCTTTTTCAAGAGACAGTGAAGGAAAACTGGATCTGGCTCGTGAGGCCGTTCATTCTGTGCGTCGTATCTACTATGACAGGGATACCAGCGGGAAAGCTATTGAAGAAGGCATGCTGTCTTATGTCAAAAAAATGAAGGGCATACAGATTTTCCCCTTCCATATGGCAATCGACCTTATTTCCAGCTGTCATCATTCTACGGATACTCAGGCCCGATATGGTACGAACCGTATCATCGGAGCCTATATCCTGAACTGTGAAACAAAAGCGGTGAGTCCTGTCTTTGGAGCTGCTGTCGTTCTCGCAACAGGGGGGATCGGGCATCTGTATCTCCATTCTTCCAATCCCTCGGTGGCAACCGGTGACGGCATCGCCATGGCTTATCAGGCAGGTGCCAGTCTGATCAATTCAGAATATGTTCAGTTTCATCCTACGACTCTTTATCACCGGGATGCAGAAAACTTTCTGATTTCAGAGGCTGTCAGGGGAGAGGGGGCTATTCTTATCAACAAAAAGGGGGAACCCTTTATGGAGAGATACAATCCGAGTCTCAAAGATCTGGCACCCCGGGATGAAGTTGCCCGGTCCATTTATATGGAGATGGAGCGCTGCGGTTCCTCCTATGTCTATCTGGATACCCCTCGGATGTCTATTGATATTAGAAAGCGGTTTCCCGGAATTTACAGCAAGTGTCTGGATGTCGGCCTGGATATCACGAAAGAACCTATTCCTGTTGTTCCTGCGGCTCACTATTTCTGCGGTGGAGTCAAGGTGAATATGGATGGACAAACAACGATTCCCGGTTTGTATGCCGTGGGAGAGACAGCCTGTACCGGGGTTCATGGTGCTAATCGTCTGGCATCGATTTCTCTCCTGGAGGGGCTTGTCCTGGGACTCCGTTCGGGCTGGTCTATTTCTGAGAAAGCTGAGAGACCCACCCTTCAGATGCGGCGGTCCATTCCTCAATGGATTTTTCCTGAGAACGAGGATAAAGTGGATCCCATCCTGATCAAAAGTGATGTCCATACAATTAAGAGCCTTATGTGGAATTATGTGGGCATTATCCGATCCACCAAACGCCTGTCCAGAGCTCTGTCTGATTTGAATTATCACGCCCATCGAATCGACCGTTTTTATCGGCAGGCCGGACTGACCAGAGATCTGGTCGAGCTTCGAAACTCAGTTCTCGCCGCATCGGTTATAACCAAGGCCGCCTATAATAACCGTCATTCCCGGGGCTGTCATTTTATTGTCAGAGGGGAAGCTCCTCATGAAGAGAGTTAGTATACAGGCTCCAGCCAAGATCAATCTTCATCTGGAAGTAGGCAGGCTCCGGTCTGATGGATTTCATGATATCTGCTCTCTCTTTCAGGCAGTCAGCTTGTTTGATGATATACGGCTTGAGTTGACAGATCAGGAAGAAGAAATCCTTATCCAGGGAGATTTTCCCTGCCCCCCTGAGGAGAATCTGATCTATAAGTCGATCAACATCTTCCGGGAAAGCTGCCCTGATCACAGAGGTATTCTGGTTCAGGTGGAAAAGAGAATACCCAGCGAAGCCGGATTGGGTGGCGGCTCCTCCGATGCCGCCGCGGTTCTCAAGGGATTAGTCCTTCTTCTAGATCATAACCCGGGGGAACAAGTCCTTTTTGCTA
The window above is part of the Oceanispirochaeta sp. genome. Proteins encoded here:
- the nadB gene encoding L-aspartate oxidase encodes the protein MPENDQFDVIILGTGISGLASAITASEKGLKVGIFSKSKDLEETNTLYAQGGIVGTGRDDSPSLLAEDIIKTGDFLNSTEAVNLLSQTGPGLVDEYLVEKLGIPFSRDSEGKLDLAREAVHSVRRIYYDRDTSGKAIEEGMLSYVKKMKGIQIFPFHMAIDLISSCHHSTDTQARYGTNRIIGAYILNCETKAVSPVFGAAVVLATGGIGHLYLHSSNPSVATGDGIAMAYQAGASLINSEYVQFHPTTLYHRDAENFLISEAVRGEGAILINKKGEPFMERYNPSLKDLAPRDEVARSIYMEMERCGSSYVYLDTPRMSIDIRKRFPGIYSKCLDVGLDITKEPIPVVPAAHYFCGGVKVNMDGQTTIPGLYAVGETACTGVHGANRLASISLLEGLVLGLRSGWSISEKAERPTLQMRRSIPQWIFPENEDKVDPILIKSDVHTIKSLMWNYVGIIRSTKRLSRALSDLNYHAHRIDRFYRQAGLTRDLVELRNSVLAASVITKAAYNNRHSRGCHFIVRGEAPHEES